CGAGGCTGCGGGTGGAAGTCCCGTCGCATGGCGCGGATGGGACCTAAACATGACCGAAAAATGAAGCCCCCGACGAAAGGAGGGGCTTTGTTGCAATTGCGACAAAACCTTGAAACGCAAGGAAAATCGGTAAAAATGGTGTCAAGACACCGTTCCATCACGCGTTTCGATCGATTGCATTTCGTCTTTCGATCGAATTGTATCTGAGAGCGACGCGCGCTAAGAGTGAAGACCCGCATACGTTGCGGGCAAGATTATAAATTATGCACACCGGATGCGTGCGGCTTTCGCCATCGGCTGAGGGGAGCCGGAAAACAAAATGGAAGTCTTCATTCAGCAGCTCATCAACGGGCTGACGCTGGGCTCGATCTATGGGCTCATCGCCATTGGCTACACGATGGTCTTTGGCATCATCGGCATGGTGAACTTCGCCCATGGCGACGTGTTCATGGTGTCCACCTTCATCGCCCTGGTCTGCTTCCTGCTGCTCACCACGGTGCTCGGCATCACCTCGATCTTCCTGGCGCTGGCCATCGTGCTGGTGGTGGCGATGTTCTTCACATCACTGACCAACTGGGCGATCGAGCGCGTGGCCTACCGGCCCTTGCGCGGCTCGTTCCGCCTCGCGCCGATGATCTCGGCCATCGGCATGTCGATCTTCCTCGCCAATTTCGTCCAGGTCTCTCAGGGCCCGCGCAACAAGCCGGTGCCGCCGATGGTGACCGACGTGATCGTGCTGATGGACTCCGGCAACTACCAGGTCACGCTGGCGTGGAAGCAGGTCATCATCATGGCGGTGACCGCGCTGCTGCTGATGGGCTTCTGGTACCTCGTGCAGAAGACCTCGCTCGGCCGCGCCCAGCGCGCCGTGGAGCAGGACCGCAAGATGGCGGCGCTGCTCGGCATCAATGTCGACCACACCATCTCGCTGACCTTCGTCATCGGCGCCGCGCTCGCCGCCGTCGCGGGCGTCATGTACATGATGTATTATGGTGTCGCGCACTTTGCCGACGGCTTCGTGCCGGGCGTGAAGGCCTTCACCGCCGCGGTTCTGGGCGGCATCGGCTCGCTGCCCGGCGCCGTGCTGGGCGGGCTGCTGATCGGCCTGATCGAGGTGTTCTGGTCGGCCTATTTCTCCATCGAGTACAAGGACGTCGCCGCCTTCTCGATCCTTGCCATCACCCTCATCTTCATGCCGCAGGGCCTGCTCGGCCGGCCGGAAGTCGAGAAGGTCTGAGGTAGGCCGCCATGGCAGTCCAGCTTGCCGACACCGCGCCCGCCCCGGCGCAGACGTCCGTGATGGCTCACGCCCTCAAGGATGCCTTCATCACCGGCCTCATCGCCACCGGCCTCTTCGGTCCCCTGATCGGCTTCCAGACGATCGTCATCGATGGGGCGCTCGGTCTCGCATACCGGCCAATGACGCTGGCCGTCATGGTCGGCATCATCTTCGTCGGCCGCCTGATCCTCAATCTGACGATCTGGTCGCCCAACCGCCCGCCCCGGACCAAGACCGGCCCGACCGTGTTCGACCGCATGGGCACGACCGTCGGACCGGCGGTCAAGCCAGCGCTGCTCGGGCTGGCGATCTTCTTCCCGTTCATCGCCGCCGCCTCCATGGGCGGCCTGAGCGAGAGCCGCTATCTCATCGACCTCGGCATCCTCATCCTCACCTATGTGATGCTGGGCTGGGGCCTGAACATCGTGGTGGGCCTCGCCGGCCTGCTCGACCTCGGTTACGTCGCCTTTTACGCGGTGGGTGCCTATACCTACGCGCTGCTGGCGACCTCGGCGCCGATCAATGATTTCTTCGCCGGTCTGTTCGGCGAGACCTTCTGGGCGAGCTGGGCCTTCTGGATCTGCCTGCCCATGGCGGGCCTGTTTGCCGGCGTCTGGGGCATGATCCTCGGCTTTCCGGTTCTGCGCCTGCGCGGCGACTACCTCGCCATCGTTACGCTGGCCTTCGGCGAGATCATCCGCCTCGTGCTCATCAACTGGGTGGACTTCACCGGCGGCGGCGCAGGCATCGCCTCGATCCCGCGGGCGACCTTCTTCGGCATTCCCTTCACCGCGGGCGAGGATGGGTTCGCGGCGCGCTTCGGGCTCGAATTCAGCCCGATGCACCGCATCATCTTCCTCTATTTCGTCATTCTCGCCCTCGCTCTGCTCACCGCCTTCGTGACGGTGCGGCTGCGCAAGCTGCCGGTCGGGCGGGCGTGGGAAGCGCTGCGCGAGGATGAGATCGCCTGTCGTTCGCTCGGCATCAACACCACCAATGTGAAGCTCTCGGCCTTCGCCACCGGCGCCATGTTCGGCGGCTTTGCCGGCTGCTTCTTCGCGGTGCGTGCCGGCTTCGTCTCCCCGGAGAGCTTTACCTTCGACATCTCGGCGATGATCCTCGCCATTGTGGTGCTCGGCGGCATGGGCTCGCAGATCGGCGTCGCGGTGGCGGCGGCGGTGATGATGGGCGGCATGGAGATGCTGCGCAATCTTGGCTTCCTCACCCAGATCTTCGGCAACGAGTTCGACCCGAGCCTCTACCGCATGCTGCTGTTCGGCTTCGCCATGGTCACGATCATGGTCTGGAAGCCCCGCGGCCTCGTCTCCACCCGCGATCCCACCATCTTCCTGAAGGAGCGCAAGGCGGTGTCCGGCGATCTCGTCAAGGAGGGGCACGGCTGATGGCACCCCTCGACACCGGCATTCCCGTCTGGGAAGCCGATACCATCCTCTCCGTCGAACACCTGTTCATGCGCTTTGGCGGCCTTGTGGCCGTCAACGACCTCAGCTTCAAGGTCGGCCGCGGCCAGATCACCGCGCTGATCGGCCCGAACGGCGCCGGCAAGACCACGGTGTTCAACTGCATCACCGGCTTCTACAAGCCGAGCGAGGGCCGGCTCGTGCTCGGCCATCGTCGGACGCCGACGCCGGAGGAAGTCGCCAAGGTCACGCTGATCGGCGAACGCTCGCTGGTCGGCACCGATTCCGCCGTCTTCCTGCTGGAGCGGATGCCCGACTACCGGGTCTCCGGCGAGGCGAAGGTGGCGCGCACCTTCCAGAACATCCGCCTGTTCACCGGCATGACCGTGCTGGAGAATTTGATGGTGGCCCAGCACAACGCGCTGATGGTCGCCTCCGGCTATTCGCTGAAGGGGCTGTTCGGCCTGCCCGGCTGGAACAGCGCGCAGCGCGCCGCCACCGAGAAGGCCAAGTACTGGCTCGACAAGGTGGGCCTCACCGAGCGGGCGGACGACCCGGCGGGCGACCTGCCCTATGGCGCCCAGCGCCGGCTGGAGATCGCCCGCGCCATGTGCTCGGAGCCGATCCTTCTGTGCCTCGACGAGCCGGCGGCGGGCCTCAACCCGCGCGAGAGCCTTGAACTCAACAATCTGCTGCGCTCCATCCGCGCCGAACATGGCACCTCGATCCTGCTGATCGAGCACGACATGAGCGTCGTCATGGAGATCTCCGACCACGTGGTCGTGCTCGACTACGGCACCAAGATCTCGGACGGCACGCCCGACGCGGTGAAGAACGATCCGCGCGTCATCGCCGCCTATCTCGGCGTCGACGAGGACGCGGTGGAGGAGGTCGAGGCCGAAATCGGCATCGACGCCGGCGGCCATTCCACGGGAGCCAACTCGTGAGCGACACAGTGACCACCGTGCCCCACAGCGCCGGCGCGCCGCTCGCCCCGAGCGACGCCGAACCCATGCTGGCCGTGCGCGGCGTAAAGACCTTCTACGGGAACATCATGGCGCTGAAGGGCGTCGATGTGGACGTCCACAAGGGCGAGATCGTCACCCTGATCGGCTCCAACGGCGCCGGCAAGTCGACGCTGATGATGACCATCTTCGGCCAGCCGCGCGCCCGTGAGGGGCAGATCGTCTATGAAGGCCGCGACATCACCAAGATGCCGACCCACGAGATCGCGCAGCTCAAGATCGCGCAATCGCCGGAAGGCCGCCGCATCTTTCCGCGCATGACCGTGTTCGAAAACCTGCAGATGGGTGCCTCGGTCGACGGCTTCGCCCATTTCGAGCAGGATCTCGAGAAGGTCTTCGTGCTATTCCCGCGCCTCAAGGAGCGCATCAACCAGCGTGGCGGCACGCTGTCGGGCGGCGAGCAGCAGATGCTCGCCATCGGCCGCGCCCTGATGAGCCGCCCGCGCCTCTTGATGCTGGACGAGCCCTCGCTCGGCCTCGCGCCGCTGATCGTCAAGCAGATCTTCGACGCGATCCGCGAACTGAACCGCACCGAAGGTCTCACCGTGTTCTTGGTCGAGCAGAACGCGTTCCATGCGCTGAAGCTCGCCCATCGCGGCTATGTGCTGGTGAACGGCCTCGTCACCATGTCCGGCCCTGGCCGTGAACTGCTGGAGCGCCCCGAGGTACGGGCGGCCTATCTCGAAGGTGGGAAGCACTGACATGGCACAGACCAGCGGCACGCTCATCTCCCAGGGCCCGACGACCAGCCTCGCGGTGGTCGTGCCCGCCCTCGTCGTCATCGCCATTCTGGTGGCATCGGTCATCACGCCATCCTCGGTCATCGAGGTGTCGCGCGGCGATTTCCTGCTCGTCACCGTGTTCCTCGGCGGCGGTGCGGCCTGGTTCACCGGCCGCTCCATCGCCCGCACCTGGCGGGTGTACCGCCAGGCGGTGGTCTACGCGCTCCTGCTCGGCTGCGTGGTGCGCTTCTTCCACTTCGCGCTGTTCCAGGGGACGCTCCTGTCCCTGCACTATTTCCTGACGGATACGGCCTTCCTGGTGGCGCTCGCCACCCTCGGCTTCCGCTCCGAGCGGGCAAGCCAGATGGCGACGCGCTATGGCTGGATCTACCGTCAGTCGGGGCCGTTTGGCTGGCTCGAGGGCGCCTCCCGCGAGGCGTCCGGCGAGCGGAGCTGAGCGGCCTTCACCATGTTTCGCTTCCTCATCGACAGGGGTGCGGAAAAGAGCATGATAGCGGTCAGGGGTGACAGCTACCTGGCCGTGCAGGCTGCGAAGACTACCCTTTCAGAATCAGGAGAGAAGTTCATGAAGAAGCTTCTGTTTGCGGGCATTGCGCTCGGCGCCATGGCGGCGCTGGCCGTGCCGGCCTCGGCGCAGGTAAAGGTCGGCGTCGGCGGTCCGATCACCGGCCCGAACGCCACCTTCGGCGCCCAGCTCAAGAACGGCGCCGAGCAGTGGGCGGCGGACGTCAACGCCGCCGGCGGTCTCCTCGGCCAGAAGGTCGAGATCGTGGTGGGCGACGACGCCTCCAAGCCCGAGCAGGGCGTCTCGGTGGCCAACAAGTTCATCGCCGACGGCGTGAAGTTCGTGATCGGCCACTTCAACTCGGGCGTGTCGATCCCGGCCTCCGAGCAGTATGCCGAAGCCGGCGTGATCGCCATCTCCCCGGCCTCGACTAACCCGAAGCTGACCGAGCGCGGCCTCACCAACGTGTTCCGCACCTGCGGTCGTGACGACCAGCAGGGCGCCGTTGCCGCCGCCTACATCCTTCAGAACCTGAAGGGCAAGAAGATCGCCATCGTCCACGACAAGACCCCCTACGGTAAGGGTCTGGCCGACGAGACCAAGAAGGCGCTCAACGCCGGTGGCGTGACCGAAGTCGTCTATGAAGGCATCAACCCGGGCGAGAAGGACTATTCCGCTCTCGTTTCCAAGCTGAAGGCCGCGAACGTCGACATTCTCTACTACGGCGGTCTGCACACCGAAGCCGGCCTGCTGGTGCGCCAGCTGCGCGACCAGGGCCAGAACACCGTCCTGTTCTCCGGCGACGGCATCACCGACAAGGAGTTCTGGACCATCGCCGGTCCGGGCGCCGCTGGCACCCTCATGACCTTCGGCCCGGATCCGCGCAAGAGCCCGGCCGCCGTCAAGGTCGTCGAGGAGTTCAAGAAGAAGAACATCGACCCCGAGGGTTATGTTCTCTACTCCTACGCCGCTGGCCAGGTGATCCAGCAGGCCGTCGAAGCGACCAAGTCGCTCGATACCAAGAAGGTCGCCGAGTACATCCACTCGGGCGCGGCTTTCAACACGGTGCTCGGCAAGCTGACCTTCGACAAGAAGGGTGACCGCACCAACCTCGACTACGTCGTCTATGTCTGGAAGGACGGCGGCTACACCGAGCTCTGATCGCGCATCGGGCCGCTCGCGCGGCGCCGCTTACACCTGACGAAGAACCCGCCGGTTAGCGCCGGCGGGTTTTTCTTTGCGCCTCAGCCGAAGCGGGAGAGCGCCGGAAACGTCTCCAGCAGCCAGAAGCTCATCGTCGCCATCCAGCCGGAGAGGAAGCCGATGCCGGTGAGCACCAGAAGGCCCCCCATCACCTTCTCGACCATAGGCAGATAGCGCCGGGCATGAACGAGCAGGCCGAGCGCCGGGCGCGCCATAGCGGCGACCAGCAGAAAGGGCACGCCGAGGCCAGCGGAATAGACGGCCAGTAGCCCCGCCCCGCGCGTCAGCGTCTGCTCGCTCGCCGCCACGGCGAGGATCGCCGCAAGCACCGGCCCGATGCAGGGCGTCCAGCCAAAGGCGAAGGCGAGGCCCATCACATAGGCGCCGGCGAGTGTGGAAGGCGCATCGACATGCACGCGGCGCGTGCGCGTCAGCCAGCCGAAGCGCAGCACGCCGAGGAAGTGCAGCCCCATCAGCAGGATGGCGACGCCGGCTACAATGCTGAGCTCCTGCGAATACATGCGCAGATAGCCGCCGGCCACCGAAGCGCCCGCGCCCAGCGCCACGAAGACAGTCGAGAAACCCGCCACGAATAGAAGCGCCGCACCGAGCGTGCGGCGCGCGGCGGCGTCGGTCGGCGCCTTGTGGGTGATCTGGTCGAGGCTGGTGCCGGCGAGATAGCACAGATAGGGCGGTACCAGAGGCAGCACGCAGGGCGACACGAAGCTGGCAATGCCCGCGGCAAAGGCCGCCGGGAGGGTGACGTCGGCCATGAACTGCGCAACCTTTACCGGACTGTTGGACCTTCCAATGCACGCCCGCTTGAGCTTATGCAATGTGGCCGCTTGGCCTCTCCCCGTGATGTGATGCTGCTGGTGCCCGCCCGATGCGCAACCTGATCACCGACGTTCCCGGCCTACGCGTCGGCAACGCCACCGACCTCGCCCTCGCCTCGGGCGTCACCGCCGTCATCTTCGACGAACCGACCGTCGCCTCGGTCGATGTACGCGGCGGCGGGCCCGGCACGCGCGAGACCGATCTTCTGGCACCGGACGAGACCGTGGGCGCCATCCACGCCCTTGCCCTTTCGGGCGGCTCCGCCTTCGGGCTCGACGCCGGCGCCGGGGTGATGGCGGCGCTGGCCGAGCGCGGCATCGGCTTTGCCGTCGGCAGTGCCCTGGTACCCATCGTGCCCGGCGCCGTGCTGTTCGATCTTCTGAATGGCGGCGACAAGAACTGGGGCCGCTTTCCGCCCTATCGCGATCTCGGCTACGCCGCCGCCAATGCCGCCGGGCTCGATTTCCCGCTCGGCACGGTCGGCGCGGGCACCGGCGCCACGACGGTCGATCTGAAGGGCGGGCTGGGTTCGGCCTCGATGATCGCGGCAAGCGGCCACAGGGTCGGCGCGCTGGTGGCGGTGAATGCCTGCGGGGCGACCAATTTCCCCAATGCCCCGCATTTCTGGGCCGCGCCCTTCGAGCGGGACGGTGAGTTCGGTGGCCACGGCTTTCCCAGCCCCCTGCCCCCCCTCCCCGCGCGGCCGCGCCTGAAGGGCCTGCCGGAGGGCGCGGAGGCCGGCATCGCCAACACGACGATCGCCGTGGTGGCGACGGATGCGGTGCTCACCAAGGCTCAGTGCAAGCGTCTCGCCGTGATGGCGCATGATGGCTACGCCCATGCCATCTGGCCCGTGCACACCCCGCTCGACGGCGACACCATCTTCGCCGCCGCCACCGGCCGCACGCCGCTGGCCGATCCGGTGTTCGATCTCGCGCTCATCGGCGCGGCGGTGGTCCAGACGGTCGCCCGCGCCTGCGCCCGGGCCGTCTATGAGGCCACCGCGTTGCCGCAAGCCGGCACGATCCCCACATGGCAGGAACGGTGGCGCTAGGCCGACCGTGCCTTGCGCCCGCTCGGTCTCGACGCTGCCCGGAAAGACAACGGCCGAGGCTGAGGGCCCCGGCCGTGATGGAGAGGATGGGACCCGTCGTCCCCCTCAGGGGCACGGCTCCCAGAAGCCGGTCGTGCGCTGGGGGTTGGTGTAGTACCAGCAATAGTTCGGCTGGGGCGGCGGGCCGGCAAGGTTTGCCGCCGCGACCCCGGTGAGGAAGCCGAGCGCCGCGCCGGCCGCCACCGCGCCACCCGGCGGCCAGTAGGGACGCGGATTGACCACCACCACGCCGCCCCCGCGCGGCACCGGCCCATAATAGCGGCCCGCCCCGTAATAATGGCCGGGATTGGCGACACCGACGCAGCCGCGCCACCCGCAGGCCCCGGCGCGCCAGGCTTGCGCCTCGGGCATGGCCGCCAGCATCCCCATCAGGGCCACGGCCGCCCCTGTCGCCACATACCCAATCGTCTTCATGCCTGTCTCCTCGGCGGGTGCCGTCAGCAACACCCGGATGATGTCGTCCCCGATTCGGAGATTACCGCTCTCCTTCGGTAAGCGCATCCGGTGTTGACGCTGGGTCGTCCAGCGCTTTCTTGCCGTGCCCCGGCCCGCCATGGTACGGGCGCGCAACGGAGAGCCCTGCCCATGACCCACCGCCCGCTCATCATCGCCCCGTCCATTCTCGCCAGTGACTTCGCGCGCTTTGGGGAGGAACTCAAGGCGGTGGACGCCGCCGGCGCGGACTGGATCCATATCGACATCATGGACGGGCATTTCGTGCCCAACATCTCCTTCGGGCCAGACGTGGTGAAGGCGCTGCGCCCGCTCTCGGCCAAGCCCTTCGACGTGCATCTGATGATCGCACCGGCCGATCCGTATCTCGAAGCCTTCGCCAAGGCGGGCGCGGACCACATCTCGGTCCATGCGGAAGCTGGCCCGCATCTCCACCGCTCGCTGCAGGCCATCCGCGCCCTCGGCAAGAAGGCCGGCGTCGCCATCAACCCGGCGACCCCAGCCAGCGCCATCGAGCATGTGCTCGATATCATCGACCTCGTCATCGTGATGACGGTGAATCCCGGCTTCGGCGGGCAGGCCTTCATCGCCCCGGTGATGGACAAGGTGCGCCAGATCAAGGCGATGATCGCTGATCGGCCGATCGACATCGAGATCGATGGCGGCGTGACGCCCGAGACCGCCGCCGCCTGCATCGCCGCCGGCGCCAATGCGCTGGTCGCCGGCTCCGCCACCTTCAAGGGCGGCGCGGCCGCCTATGCCGGCAACATCGCCGCGATCCGCGAAGCGGCGGAACGGGCGCGGGGCACGCTCGTCTGACGCGGCCGCAGGGCAGCGTCCCGGCGGCGGGATTTGTCGCGCCCCCGCCTATCTGCTAATGCGCGGGCATCCACCGCTTGCCGAAAGAGCCCGCCCGTGATCCCGCGCTATACCCGCCCCGAAATGGCTGCCATCTGGGAGCCGCAGACCCGCTTCCGCATCTGGTTCGAGATCGAGGCGCACGCGACCGATGCGCTGGCTGAGCTCGGCGTGGTGCCGAAGGAGGCCGCGGCGAAGATCTGGGAGATGGCGAAGGAAGCCACCTTCGACGTCGAGCGCATCGACGAGATCGAGGCGGTCACCAAGCATGACGTCATCGCCTTCCTCACCCATCTCGCCGAGATCGTCGGGCCGGAGGCGCGCTTCGTCCATCAGGGCATGACCTCGTCGGACGTGCTGGACACCTGCCTCTCGGTGCAGCTGGTGCGCGCCGCCGACATTCTCATCAAGGATGTCGACCGACTTCTCGCGGCGCTGGAGGCCCGCGCCTTCGAACACAAGCTCACCCCGACCATCGGCCGCTCGCACGGCATCCACGCCGAGCCGACCACCTTCGGGCTGAAGCTCGCCCAGGCCCATGCCGAATTCCAGCGCAACCGCGCCCGCCTGGTCGCGGCGCGCGAGGAAGTCGCCACCTGCGCCATTTCCGGCGCGGTGGGCACCTTCGCGCAGATCGACCCGCGCGTGGAAGAGTATGTCGCTGCCAAGCTGGGCCTGAAGGTCGAGCCGGTGTCGACGCAGGTCATACCCCGCGACCGCCACGCCGCCTATTTCGCCGCGCTCGGGGTCGTCGCCTCCTCAATGGAGCGCGTCGCCATCGAGATCCGCCATCTGCAGCGCACCGAGGTGCTGGAGGCCGAGGAGTTCTTCTCGGCAGGCCAGAAGGGCTCCTCGGCCATGCCGCACAAGCGCAACCCGGTGCTGACCGAGAACGTCACCGGCCTTGCCCGCCTCGTGCGCGGCATGGTCACGCCGGCGCTGGAGAATGTCGCCCTCTGGCATGAGCGCGACATCTCGCACTCCTCGGTCGAGCGCGGCATCGGCCCCGACGCGACGGTGACGCTCGATTTCGCACTGAACCGCCTTGCCGGCGTCATCGAAAAGCTCGTGGTCTATCCGGAGAACATGCAGCGCAATCTCGACCGCCTCGGCGGTCTTGTGCATTCCCAGCGCGTGCTGCTGGCGCTGACGCAGAAGGGCGCGAGCCGCGAGGACGCCTATCGCCTCGTGCAGCGCAACGCCATGCCGGTCTGGCGCGGCGAGGGCGACTTCCAGACGCTGCTCACGAATGATGAGGAAGTGCGCCAGTACCTGACGCCGGAGGAGATCGCCGAGAAGTTCGACCTCGGCTACCACCTCAAGCATGTCGATACGATCTTCACCCGGGTGTTCGGCCGCGCCTGAGCACAGCAGGGCCGATCATAAAAAAGGCGCGCCACCGGCGCGCCTTTGTCATTTCAGGCTCGCTTGATCTAGCGGAAGACCGGACCGCGCCCACGTCCGCGCCAGTCCGCCCCACCACCGCGCCAGCCGGAAACGCCACCACGGTAATAGACCGGGCCTCGACCGCGCCAGCCGGGGCCACCGCCCCAATAGCCGCGGCGCGGGCCGTAATAGCGCGGGCCATAGCCATAATAACGCGGCCCGCCCCAATAGCCGGGCCCTGGCCCCCAATAGGGACCATAGCCTGGACCGCCCCAGGCGGAGCCGACCGCCGCGCCGAGCGCGAAGGCGCCGACGCCGAGAGCGACATCATTGGCGTAGTAATTGGGCTGCACGACCACGCGGGCAGGTGCGCGGCCGCCAAAGGCGAGATAGCTCGCGCTGACGAAGCCGCCGCCGACACGGCACCAGCTCCCGGCGCAGCCGCCGGTATTGACCTGCGTGCCGGCCGGCAGCGAACCGATCACCGCGTAACGCGTGCCGGGGCCGCTGCGGATATTCAGATCGGTCGTCGCCACGGCCGGTCGGGCCGACGCAGCAACCGTGCCGGCCATCAGCAGGCCGGCGGCAACCATCAGAGATTTTGCGAAATGCATTCGGGCTCTCCTCACCGCGGCAGACGCTTGGACGCCTCCCCGCTGACGCAGCGGCCGCAACACTGTGCGATAGCAATCGAATGGGGCGAAATTGGTTGCTCTACGTAAACGTTCGCCCGATCACAGTTACGTCACCAGATCGCGGCACCGGGCCGCCACATGACCGGCCGGCCATTATAGGACGGGCCTTCCGCATAGGGGCCCTGCCAGAACGGCCCCATCCCGCCATAGAAGCTGGCGCGTTGCGGCAGCCGCCCTTCCCCGCGCCGCGACCAATAGGTGTCGCCATAGCGGTCGCCGAAGCGGGCGATGTTCGGATAGCCCGGATGCATGTTGGCGTAACTGGTCCGTCCGCCCCAGTAGCTGGTGCGCGCCCCCCAGTAGCTGGCGCCATTGCGGCCATAGAGGCCCGGTCCCCAATAGCCCGGCCCCCAGCTCGCCCGCCACACCGTGCCCCAGCCATAGCCGAAGGGCGCGGTGCCATAACCGCCCCAACCATAGCCGCCATCCGCCGCGTCGACCGCGGCGGCGAGCCCGACAAAAGGCGCGGCGAGGCCGGCCAGCAGCGCGGCGCCCGGCGCATAGGGCGCGGTCACGGCAATGCCGGGATAGACCGGGCCGGCATAGGGCGCCGTCGCCTCATACCCAACGGGCACGGCCGGGCCACCGTAGGCGGCATAGGAAGAAGCCATCTGTGTCGCCGGACCGCGGGCCGGGGCCCGACGCACGACGACGCGAGCGGGCTCGGCCGCGCCGGTCGAGAGGTGGCGGGCACTCACATAGCCGTCCACCGTCTCGCACCAGCTGCCCGAACAGCCGCGCAGCTCGACAGAGGTGCCGGCCGGCAACGTGCCGACGCTGTCATAATTTGTACCCGGCCCGGTGCGCAGCTTGACTGAAGCCGTGGTGATGGCCGTGGAAGTCGCCCCACCCGTCGTGACCGTCGCCCCGGCCGGCGATGCGGAGAGGTCGGGAATCACGTTCGGCGCATAGGCGCGGCCCGGCGTCGCCGCCACCGGCGCGGCGCTCATCGGCTGCAGAGACAACGCGGCCGGCGCGCCCTGCCCGATCAGCCGGGCGCTGACATAGCCATATTGCGTCTGGCACCATGCCCCGGCGCAGGACACGACATTGACGGGCGACCCGGCCGGCAGCGTCCCCAGCAGGTCATAGCGCGTCCCCGGCCCGGAGCGCACATTGGCGCTCGCCGTCACCACCGCATTGCCTGCGGATGCAGCGCCAGCCGCACCGAAGCCGCCATAGGCACCGAGCCCACTGGCACCCGACACGGCCGTGGAGCCGTAGCTCAGCGAGTCGCGGGCTTGCGAGCCCGGCACGCGCGGCTGGGCGGCGGCGTTCAGCACCTGCTGCACCGGCCCGCGCGAGAGCAGATAGATGCTGATATAGCCCTCATCCGTCTGGCACCAGCTATCGGCGCAGCGGATCACCTGAACGCTGGTCGAATCCGGCAGCGTCTTGACCACTTCATACTCGGTGCCGGGGCCCGAGCGCACATTGGTCGTGCCCATGGTGGTGCGCACGCCGGACATGGTGAGATCATCGCCGGGATGATCGGACGGCACGCCCGCGATAAGTCCCGTGCCAGCGGCGGCGACCGGGGGCTGATAGCTCGCCGCCGCGCCCGCCGGCGCATAGCCGAGCGCCGCGGCGCCCTGCAACGCAGCCGGCGCGCGATAGGTGGGCGAGGCGCCGCCCGCAAGGGCAGGCGCTCCATAAACGGCAGATGCGGCGGCGCCCTGCCCGATCAGCCGGGCGCTGACATAGCCATATTGCGTCTGGCACCACGCCCCGGCGCAGGACACCACATTCACCGGCGCG
Above is a window of Ancylobacter sp. WKF20 DNA encoding:
- a CDS encoding branched-chain amino acid ABC transporter permease LivH (LivHMGF is the membrane component of the LIV-I/LS branched-chain amino acid transporter); protein product: MEVFIQQLINGLTLGSIYGLIAIGYTMVFGIIGMVNFAHGDVFMVSTFIALVCFLLLTTVLGITSIFLALAIVLVVAMFFTSLTNWAIERVAYRPLRGSFRLAPMISAIGMSIFLANFVQVSQGPRNKPVPPMVTDVIVLMDSGNYQVTLAWKQVIIMAVTALLLMGFWYLVQKTSLGRAQRAVEQDRKMAALLGINVDHTISLTFVIGAALAAVAGVMYMMYYGVAHFADGFVPGVKAFTAAVLGGIGSLPGAVLGGLLIGLIEVFWSAYFSIEYKDVAAFSILAITLIFMPQGLLGRPEVEKV
- the livM gene encoding high-affinity branched-chain amino acid ABC transporter permease LivM, with protein sequence MAVQLADTAPAPAQTSVMAHALKDAFITGLIATGLFGPLIGFQTIVIDGALGLAYRPMTLAVMVGIIFVGRLILNLTIWSPNRPPRTKTGPTVFDRMGTTVGPAVKPALLGLAIFFPFIAAASMGGLSESRYLIDLGILILTYVMLGWGLNIVVGLAGLLDLGYVAFYAVGAYTYALLATSAPINDFFAGLFGETFWASWAFWICLPMAGLFAGVWGMILGFPVLRLRGDYLAIVTLAFGEIIRLVLINWVDFTGGGAGIASIPRATFFGIPFTAGEDGFAARFGLEFSPMHRIIFLYFVILALALLTAFVTVRLRKLPVGRAWEALREDEIACRSLGINTTNVKLSAFATGAMFGGFAGCFFAVRAGFVSPESFTFDISAMILAIVVLGGMGSQIGVAVAAAVMMGGMEMLRNLGFLTQIFGNEFDPSLYRMLLFGFAMVTIMVWKPRGLVSTRDPTIFLKERKAVSGDLVKEGHG
- a CDS encoding ABC transporter ATP-binding protein, whose protein sequence is MAPLDTGIPVWEADTILSVEHLFMRFGGLVAVNDLSFKVGRGQITALIGPNGAGKTTVFNCITGFYKPSEGRLVLGHRRTPTPEEVAKVTLIGERSLVGTDSAVFLLERMPDYRVSGEAKVARTFQNIRLFTGMTVLENLMVAQHNALMVASGYSLKGLFGLPGWNSAQRAATEKAKYWLDKVGLTERADDPAGDLPYGAQRRLEIARAMCSEPILLCLDEPAAGLNPRESLELNNLLRSIRAEHGTSILLIEHDMSVVMEISDHVVVLDYGTKISDGTPDAVKNDPRVIAAYLGVDEDAVEEVEAEIGIDAGGHSTGANS
- a CDS encoding ABC transporter ATP-binding protein, with product MLAVRGVKTFYGNIMALKGVDVDVHKGEIVTLIGSNGAGKSTLMMTIFGQPRAREGQIVYEGRDITKMPTHEIAQLKIAQSPEGRRIFPRMTVFENLQMGASVDGFAHFEQDLEKVFVLFPRLKERINQRGGTLSGGEQQMLAIGRALMSRPRLLMLDEPSLGLAPLIVKQIFDAIRELNRTEGLTVFLVEQNAFHALKLAHRGYVLVNGLVTMSGPGRELLERPEVRAAYLEGGKH
- a CDS encoding DUF6867 family protein; protein product: MTPSSVIEVSRGDFLLVTVFLGGGAAWFTGRSIARTWRVYRQAVVYALLLGCVVRFFHFALFQGTLLSLHYFLTDTAFLVALATLGFRSERASQMATRYGWIYRQSGPFGWLEGASREASGERS
- a CDS encoding branched-chain amino acid ABC transporter substrate-binding protein; this encodes MKKLLFAGIALGAMAALAVPASAQVKVGVGGPITGPNATFGAQLKNGAEQWAADVNAAGGLLGQKVEIVVGDDASKPEQGVSVANKFIADGVKFVIGHFNSGVSIPASEQYAEAGVIAISPASTNPKLTERGLTNVFRTCGRDDQQGAVAAAYILQNLKGKKIAIVHDKTPYGKGLADETKKALNAGGVTEVVYEGINPGEKDYSALVSKLKAANVDILYYGGLHTEAGLLVRQLRDQGQNTVLFSGDGITDKEFWTIAGPGAAGTLMTFGPDPRKSPAAVKVVEEFKKKNIDPEGYVLYSYAAGQVIQQAVEATKSLDTKKVAEYIHSGAAFNTVLGKLTFDKKGDRTNLDYVVYVWKDGGYTEL
- a CDS encoding cytochrome c biogenesis protein CcdA; this translates as MADVTLPAAFAAGIASFVSPCVLPLVPPYLCYLAGTSLDQITHKAPTDAAARRTLGAALLFVAGFSTVFVALGAGASVAGGYLRMYSQELSIVAGVAILLMGLHFLGVLRFGWLTRTRRVHVDAPSTLAGAYVMGLAFAFGWTPCIGPVLAAILAVAASEQTLTRGAGLLAVYSAGLGVPFLLVAAMARPALGLLVHARRYLPMVEKVMGGLLVLTGIGFLSGWMATMSFWLLETFPALSRFG